The sequence below is a genomic window from Myxococcus guangdongensis.
GGCGCGCCCCAGGTTTGGGAGGGGAGATGGCGTCCGGGCGTCGCTTGGGTGGCGGCTGCTGGGCCACGGGTGTCTCGGCGGACGCGCCCCAGGCGCACAGGAGCATGACGAGGGCGGAGGCCCGGAGGCGCGGCGTGGTCGCGAGAGGAGAGCCCATGGTGTGAGCTTTCCATGTCCTATCGAGGGCGTGCGCCGAAATGTGATTGCACGGCTTCGAGGATGACGGGCTCACGAGGATTGTTGAAGTGGCGTCCCCCGGGGACGACGATGACCTCGGCGCCCAGGTGCTCCTCCCAGAGGTGTTGATTGCGACGCCAGTCGGAGGTGAACGGGTCGCTGTCGGAGAGCACGACGACGGCGCGGCCCAGCGCGGCGCGCACGCGGGCGAAGTCGATGGGGGTGTCGAGCCAGGGGCGCAAGGAGCCCCACGTCTTGTCCACCTCGAACCAGCCGGCGACGAACACGGCGCCCTCCACGCGGTGACCCTCGGGCATCGCGGCGAGGTAGCGGAGGAGGGTCTGACAGCCCACGCTGTGGCCCAGGAACACCGTGGACGGCGGAGGCACCGGGCCGAGCGTGCGCGTGAGCGTGGACACCCAGCCGTCGATGGTGGGCGCGGCGGGCTCGGGCATGTCCAGCGTGAGGATGTCGTCGAAGAGCGCGGGAGGCTCGCGCAGCTTCTCCTCGAGCCAGGGATAGAAGTCGGTGTTCGGACGTCCGGCCCAGCGGTGCACGATGACGAGGGTGCGGCTCATGGGGCCGCAGTCTGCCTCAGCCCTCGCGTGATGCCATGGTCAGGATGTGCTCCCGGAGCCGCGCCGCGAGTGACAGGCTCTCGGGCAGCGCGTGCCCCAGGAGGCTCGGCGCTCCCGTGGCCAGCACCGCGGCGTTGGTGAAGACACAGGCACGCACCTCGGCGAGCCGCGCGAGGGGGAGCGCCTGCTCCACGATAGGGACTCCGTCGATGGAACCCGAATCGAGCAGCACCGCGCGGATGATGCCGGGGAGGCACGGCGCGTCGAGTGGCGGTGTGACGAGCGCGCCGTCCAGGAGGACGAAGAGGTTCGCGGTGGGCAGCTCACACGCGTGAGCCAGCTCGTTGGCCAGCACGGGGAGCTGTTGCATCCGTGAGAACTGACGGAAGTACGACAGGCCCTTGTGGTTCGGAGATGTCTCCCCGTGACGATAGGCGCCGTGCTCCACGGCGACGATGGCGCGTCCCTCGTGCTGGAGTCGCTCGGCGTCGGGGGCGTGGGGCCGGAAGGTGAGCAGGAGCTGTCCGTCGCTCGCGGACAGCTTGCCGATGCCCGTGAAGCGAGGACCGAGCAGCGGGTCCGCGGCGAGGCAGCGTCGCAGGGTTTCACGGACGGAGACGGGCTCGAGCAACTCGGGAGCAGGCGCGCGGATGGAATCGGCGTGCGCCGCGAGGCTCCCGACGAGTCGCCGCAGATGGCGGGAGAGGAAGAGGGGCGCGCCGTCCTCGATGCGGAAGGTGGTGAAGAAGCCCGCGCCGAAGAAGAAGCCCTGCGCGAAGTCGTGCAAGCGCAGGTCCTCCCAGCGCTTCACTTCGCCATTCACCGCCACGGTGGAGAACATGGTGGGGCTCCGTTTGTATCGTCAGCGACGAGCCGCCAGGAAGTTGGCGAGCAGTCGTGGCCCGTGGGTGGTGAGGAAGGACTCGGGATGGAACTGCACGCCCTCCAGCGCGGGCAGCGCCTTGTGCCGCATGCCCATGATGAGGCCCTCATGCCAGGCCGTCACTTCGAGACAATCGGGCAGGCCTTCCCGCTCCACCACGAGCGAGTGGTAGCGCGCGGCGACGAAGGGCTGCGGGAGCCCTTGGAACACGCCCTGGTTCTCGTGCCGCACCTCGGCGGTCTTCCCATGGACGGGGACGGGAGCGCGGACCACCTTCGCGCCGAAGACCTGTCCCAGACACTGGTGGCCCAGGCACACGCCGAGCAGGGGGACACGTCCGCCGAAGGCGCGGATGACCTCGATTGAGACACCCGCGTCCTCGGGAGTCCCGGGGCCGGGGGAGATGACGATGCGCTCGGGCTGGAGGGCCTCGATGTCGCGCACGGTGATGGCGTCGTTGCGCACCACCTTCAGCTTCGCGCCCTGCGCGCCGAGCGCCTGGACGAGGTTGAAGGTGAACGAGTCGAAGTTGTCGATGAGGAGAATCATCGCGTGGCTCCGCTCGCGCGCAGGGCGAGGAGCTGTGAGCGCGCCTTGTTCAGCGTCTCCTTGAACTCCTGGCGAGGCTGCGAGTCGTGGACGATGCCGCCGCCGACCTGTGCGTAGGCGCGGCCGTTCTTCACGAGCAGGGTGCGGATGACGATGTTCAGGTCCAGGTCGCCGCTGAAGGACACGTAGCCGAGCGAGCCTGTGTAGAGGCCACGAGCGTGCGGCTCCAGCTCGGTGATGAGCTGCATGGTGCGAATCTTGGGGACGCCAGTAATCGTCCCGCCGGGGAAGAGCGCGCCTACCACGTCGAGCGGCTCGGTGTCGGGCGTGAGCTGTCCTGTTACCTCGGACTCGATGTGGAGGACGTGGGCGTACTCGACGATCTCCATCAGCTTCGTCACCTCGACGG
It includes:
- a CDS encoding RBBP9/YdeN family alpha/beta hydrolase is translated as MSRTLVIVHRWAGRPNTDFYPWLEEKLREPPALFDDILTLDMPEPAAPTIDGWVSTLTRTLGPVPPPSTVFLGHSVGCQTLLRYLAAMPEGHRVEGAVFVAGWFEVDKTWGSLRPWLDTPIDFARVRAALGRAVVVLSDSDPFTSDWRRNQHLWEEHLGAEVIVVPGGRHFNNPREPVILEAVQSHFGARPR
- a CDS encoding aminotransferase class IV, which translates into the protein MFSTVAVNGEVKRWEDLRLHDFAQGFFFGAGFFTTFRIEDGAPLFLSRHLRRLVGSLAAHADSIRAPAPELLEPVSVRETLRRCLAADPLLGPRFTGIGKLSASDGQLLLTFRPHAPDAERLQHEGRAIVAVEHGAYRHGETSPNHKGLSYFRQFSRMQQLPVLANELAHACELPTANLFVLLDGALVTPPLDAPCLPGIIRAVLLDSGSIDGVPIVEQALPLARLAEVRACVFTNAAVLATGAPSLLGHALPESLSLAARLREHILTMASREG
- a CDS encoding anthranilate synthase component II, with amino-acid sequence MILLIDNFDSFTFNLVQALGAQGAKLKVVRNDAITVRDIEALQPERIVISPGPGTPEDAGVSIEVIRAFGGRVPLLGVCLGHQCLGQVFGAKVVRAPVPVHGKTAEVRHENQGVFQGLPQPFVAARYHSLVVEREGLPDCLEVTAWHEGLIMGMRHKALPALEGVQFHPESFLTTHGPRLLANFLAARR